Proteins from one Candidatus Dormiibacterota bacterium genomic window:
- a CDS encoding DUF427 domain-containing protein: MKAVWNGATLAESDQTIIVEGNHYFPPTAVNRELFQTSDTHTICHWKGEASYYTVAVDGKSNRDAAWFYADPKPEAAQIKDYVAFWHGVTVEA; the protein is encoded by the coding sequence ATGAAGGCAGTCTGGAACGGCGCAACCCTGGCGGAGAGCGATCAGACGATCATTGTTGAGGGCAACCACTATTTTCCGCCGACCGCCGTCAACCGCGAACTCTTCCAGACGAGCGATACGCACACGATCTGCCACTGGAAGGGCGAGGCGAGCTACTACACGGTCGCGGTCGACGGCAAGAGCAATCGGGATGCGGCGTGGTTCTACGCAGATCCCAAGCCGGAAGCCGCCCAGATCAAAGACTACGTCGCGTTCTGGCACGGCGTGACGGTCGAAGCGTAG
- a CDS encoding FAD-dependent oxidoreductase, with protein MRGPTPLAPSYREEPYWWREAAPRARPATPLPTEVDVVVVGGGYTGTMAAARLAWRGRSVALLERNELGWGASSRNGGMVHPGLKVGPGALLRHYGDRGRQLYRASLDAFALVEETIRTNRIDCDYARTGHLYLAHKPGHVEDLEAEAGALNREFGISAPVLDREALASEIGSTVYYGALLFERSGGLHPAKYYAGLAQLARDRGAHLHDQTPAIAIERRGRGGFVVVTPRGRIATRDVLLATNGYSDRLLPALRRRIIPIGSYIIATEPLAADRAQSAIRNRRMLFDSKNFLYYWRLSSDNRMLFGGRASFAPTTIARARDWLYAAMIRVHPQLEGTTVEHAWGGNVGFTFDRLPHIGRIKGITYSLGYCGTGVAMSTYFGQLAADWIAGGELPDCWKGAFPSVPFYREKPWFLPAVGWYYSALDRV; from the coding sequence TTGAGGGGCCCGACCCCGCTCGCCCCGAGCTACCGCGAGGAGCCCTACTGGTGGCGCGAAGCCGCGCCCCGTGCACGACCCGCGACCCCTCTTCCGACGGAGGTCGATGTCGTCGTCGTGGGCGGCGGCTACACCGGAACGATGGCCGCGGCGAGGCTCGCCTGGCGCGGCCGCTCGGTCGCCCTGCTCGAGAGGAACGAGCTCGGTTGGGGTGCCAGCAGCCGAAACGGCGGCATGGTTCACCCGGGCTTAAAGGTTGGTCCCGGCGCGCTCCTCAGGCACTATGGTGACCGAGGTCGCCAGCTCTACCGCGCCAGCCTGGACGCGTTCGCCCTGGTCGAGGAAACGATCCGGACCAACCGCATCGACTGCGACTACGCGCGAACCGGCCACCTTTACCTGGCCCATAAGCCGGGTCACGTCGAAGATCTCGAGGCCGAGGCCGGCGCGCTGAACCGGGAGTTTGGCATCAGTGCTCCCGTCCTCGACCGGGAGGCGCTGGCCTCCGAGATCGGGTCCACCGTGTACTATGGCGCGCTGCTCTTCGAGCGCAGCGGCGGGCTTCATCCCGCGAAGTACTACGCCGGGCTCGCTCAGCTGGCCCGTGATCGCGGCGCCCACCTCCACGACCAGACGCCCGCGATTGCCATCGAGCGCCGCGGGCGCGGCGGGTTCGTCGTCGTGACACCGCGAGGGCGCATCGCCACGCGCGATGTCCTGCTCGCGACCAATGGCTATAGCGATCGACTGTTGCCCGCACTGCGGCGCCGCATCATCCCGATTGGCAGCTACATCATCGCCACCGAGCCGCTCGCCGCCGACCGCGCCCAGAGCGCGATTAGGAACCGACGGATGCTGTTCGACTCGAAGAACTTCCTCTATTACTGGCGGCTGAGCAGCGACAACCGGATGCTGTTCGGTGGCCGGGCGAGCTTTGCGCCGACGACGATCGCCCGGGCACGCGACTGGCTGTACGCGGCGATGATCCGGGTCCACCCGCAACTCGAAGGAACCACCGTCGAGCACGCCTGGGGCGGCAACGTCGGGTTCACCTTTGACCGCCTACCCCACATCGGCCGCATCAAGGGCATCACCTATTCGCTCGGTTACTGCGGGACGGGGGTCGCGATGTCGACGTATTTCGGTCAGCTTGCGGCCGATTGGATCGCCGGCGGCGAGCTGCCCGATTGCTGGAAGGGCGCATTTCCCAGCGTGCCCTTCTATCGCGAGAAACCCTGGTTCTTGCCGGCCGTCGGCTGGTACTACTCGGCGTTAGACCGCGTCTGA
- a CDS encoding benzoate-CoA ligase family protein — MATTIERQAAAPVVNVPDQFNAADYLVDRHVRDGRGGRTAILCGDESVTYAQVSERSNRVGNGLRSLGVRREERVLLLLLDTPAFAYSFFGAQKIGAVPIPTNTLLKSQDYRYMLNDSRATVAIVSEPLLPQLAAIPRNELPHLQHLVIDGRPTADAIGFEQLLAAAPALEPDKTSKDDAAFWLYSSGTTGFPKGAVHLHHDVVHTVVCYAQGVLGMTADDRTFSVAKLFFAYGLGNALTFPLAVGATTILWPGPPTPPNVYAQIERHKPTLFYSVPTNYGQLLAHKREGADFDLSSVRRAVSAGEALPKALYERFKDRFGVEILDGIGSTEILHIFISNRSGRVRPGSAGELVPGYEARIVDEGGDDVADGTVGNLLIKGDSICAYYWNKHDRTKDTIEGHWIRTGDKFSRDADGYYWYAGRADDMLKVGGIWVSPVEIENTLVEHPAVQEAGVIGRRDADDLEKPMAYVVLAAGRQGSEELARELQDFVRSKIAEYKRPRWIAFVEALPKTATGKTQRFKLRQAAASDAV, encoded by the coding sequence GTGGCCACGACGATCGAGCGCCAGGCGGCGGCTCCAGTCGTCAATGTGCCGGACCAGTTCAACGCCGCGGATTACCTGGTCGACCGTCACGTACGCGACGGGCGTGGCGGACGGACCGCCATCCTCTGCGGAGACGAGTCCGTCACTTATGCGCAGGTGTCGGAGCGATCGAACCGAGTGGGGAACGGGCTGCGCTCGCTGGGTGTCAGGCGTGAGGAGCGTGTCCTCCTCCTGCTGCTGGACACCCCGGCCTTTGCCTACAGCTTCTTCGGAGCCCAGAAAATCGGCGCGGTACCGATCCCGACGAACACGCTGCTGAAGAGCCAGGACTACCGCTACATGCTCAACGACTCGCGGGCGACGGTCGCGATCGTCAGCGAGCCGCTGTTACCGCAGCTGGCAGCCATCCCGCGGAATGAGCTGCCCCACCTGCAACATCTCGTTATCGATGGCCGGCCCACCGCCGACGCAATCGGGTTCGAGCAGCTGCTTGCCGCCGCGCCGGCGCTCGAGCCGGATAAGACCAGCAAAGATGATGCCGCCTTCTGGCTGTACTCCTCCGGCACCACCGGCTTCCCCAAAGGGGCGGTGCATCTCCATCACGACGTTGTGCACACCGTCGTCTGCTACGCCCAAGGGGTGCTGGGCATGACCGCTGACGACCGGACGTTCTCGGTCGCCAAGCTGTTTTTTGCCTACGGGCTTGGCAACGCGCTGACCTTTCCGTTGGCCGTCGGCGCCACCACCATCCTCTGGCCCGGGCCGCCGACCCCGCCGAATGTCTATGCGCAGATCGAGCGACACAAGCCGACGCTCTTCTATTCCGTTCCCACTAATTACGGGCAACTCCTGGCACACAAGCGGGAGGGCGCCGACTTCGATCTGTCCAGCGTCCGGCGGGCGGTGTCGGCCGGGGAAGCGCTGCCGAAAGCCCTCTACGAGCGCTTCAAGGATCGCTTTGGCGTGGAGATCCTCGACGGTATTGGCAGCACCGAGATTCTGCACATCTTCATCTCCAACCGGTCGGGTCGCGTCCGTCCCGGCTCTGCCGGCGAGCTGGTGCCGGGCTACGAGGCGCGCATCGTCGACGAGGGCGGCGATGACGTCGCCGACGGCACCGTCGGCAATCTGCTGATCAAGGGCGACAGCATCTGCGCCTACTACTGGAACAAACATGATCGGACCAAGGACACGATCGAGGGACACTGGATCCGGACCGGCGACAAGTTCTCCCGTGACGCCGACGGCTACTACTGGTATGCGGGCCGTGCCGACGACATGCTGAAGGTGGGGGGCATCTGGGTCAGCCCGGTCGAGATCGAGAACACCTTGGTCGAACACCCGGCGGTACAGGAGGCGGGCGTGATCGGGCGGCGCGATGCCGACGACCTGGAGAAGCCGATGGCTTACGTGGTCCTCGCCGCCGGTCGCCAGGGGTCGGAGGAGCTCGCTCGCGAGCTGCAAGACTTCGTCCGCTCGAAAATCGCCGAGTACAAGCGGCCGCGTTGGATCGCGTTCGTCGAGGCGCTGCCGAAGACGGCGACCGGCAAGACGCAGCGCTTCAAGCTGCGCCAGGCGGCCGCCTCAGACGCGGTCTAA
- a CDS encoding ParB N-terminal domain-containing protein has translation MPAAQKAPRKAPKKATSSRRPAAARGPEPRESVIDLTGKDVADLVAQVQKHGGAVVGAYRDPFAGQALVLASLPIKKVVATPFQRDLSKTHATRLAEAIGAAGLFLDPVIAVPSDDGFWSPNGRHRLEAARRLGMRTVTALLVPDEKLAFRILALNTEKAHNLRDRSLEVIRMARQLAKEQPRSKEIEHAVTFDSPVFLTLGGAYAQRSRFAGSSYQSVLNKVDRFLDGTLPAALRQREQWAVRIMDIDDRVAAHVKTMQAMGMKSPYLRAVVVARINPVRFVPPSRKKDAAPPMSMAEALTKMAANVRKFDPKSVRPGDLALVAAIAPASAD, from the coding sequence ATGCCAGCGGCACAGAAGGCGCCGAGGAAAGCCCCGAAGAAAGCGACCAGCTCACGCCGGCCCGCTGCCGCTCGCGGCCCGGAGCCGCGTGAGAGCGTCATCGACCTGACGGGCAAAGACGTCGCTGACCTGGTCGCGCAGGTGCAAAAGCACGGCGGCGCCGTCGTCGGCGCTTACCGGGACCCGTTCGCCGGACAGGCGCTCGTTCTCGCGTCGCTCCCCATAAAGAAGGTCGTCGCCACGCCCTTCCAGCGCGACCTCTCGAAGACCCACGCGACCCGCCTGGCCGAGGCGATCGGCGCGGCCGGCCTGTTCCTTGATCCCGTCATCGCGGTGCCGTCGGATGACGGGTTCTGGTCGCCGAACGGGCGGCATCGCCTGGAGGCGGCTCGCCGTCTGGGGATGCGCACGGTGACCGCCTTACTGGTACCCGATGAAAAGCTCGCCTTCCGGATTCTCGCGCTCAATACCGAGAAAGCGCACAACCTACGCGACCGCAGCCTGGAGGTCATCCGAATGGCGCGGCAGCTCGCCAAAGAACAGCCTCGCTCGAAGGAGATCGAGCACGCGGTCACCTTCGACTCGCCTGTCTTCCTGACGCTAGGAGGGGCCTACGCGCAGCGATCGCGATTTGCCGGCTCCTCATACCAGTCGGTGCTCAACAAAGTCGACCGCTTTCTCGACGGCACCCTTCCCGCTGCCTTGCGACAACGCGAGCAGTGGGCGGTACGCATCATGGACATCGACGACCGCGTGGCCGCACATGTGAAGACGATGCAGGCGATGGGGATGAAGAGCCCGTACCTTCGCGCCGTGGTCGTGGCCCGAATCAACCCGGTACGGTTCGTTCCGCCATCCCGCAAGAAGGATGCCGCGCCGCCGATGTCGATGGCCGAGGCCTTGACCAAGATGGCCGCCAACGTTCGGAAGTTCGACCCGAAGTCGGTCAGGCCCGGCGACCTCGCGCTGGTGGCTGCGATCGCACCGGCCTCAGCTGACTAG
- a CDS encoding polysaccharide deacetylase family protein, with protein MAVVVLLAAGTSSYPRTPPTLVTSAPTVALAAGNDRTDNTHLETVRPVSGKTAPDPRVIMGAATTSRVVALTFDLDMDPQMAAAARAGAVWINKEALSYLEAHSIHATMFMTGMWAEIYPGVARELATNPNFEIGDHSYSHPAFHTPCYRLGGVSRSEQARQIRLAQAAIQRTTGVLPKYFRFPGGCYDRQSLDLVHAAGLIPVQWNVNSIDAFNTYPQQIVATVLSEVKPGSIVVMHLHGRANAPATGQALRLLIPELERRGYHFATVSELLAAGTPIEPVGTREISEFYQPPPPRQGTTRSTPTPRWCGWVIGPHGRAWVCR; from the coding sequence GTGGCCGTTGTTGTCCTGCTGGCGGCGGGCACGTCATCTTACCCCCGCACTCCGCCCACCCTCGTCACATCCGCGCCGACGGTGGCGTTGGCCGCCGGGAACGATCGCACGGATAATACGCATCTCGAGACCGTCCGACCGGTCAGCGGCAAGACGGCGCCCGATCCCCGGGTCATCATGGGCGCGGCGACCACCAGCCGGGTGGTGGCGCTGACCTTCGACCTCGACATGGATCCACAGATGGCCGCCGCGGCTCGCGCCGGCGCCGTCTGGATCAACAAGGAGGCCCTCTCCTACCTCGAGGCCCACAGCATCCATGCAACCATGTTCATGACCGGAATGTGGGCGGAGATCTACCCAGGCGTGGCCCGCGAATTGGCGACCAATCCGAACTTCGAGATCGGCGACCACAGCTATTCCCACCCGGCGTTTCACACCCCGTGCTACCGTCTCGGCGGCGTGAGCCGATCGGAGCAGGCCCGGCAGATTCGGCTGGCGCAGGCGGCGATCCAGCGAACGACGGGGGTGCTACCGAAGTATTTCCGGTTTCCTGGCGGCTGCTACGACCGGCAATCGCTAGACCTGGTGCATGCCGCTGGGCTCATTCCGGTCCAGTGGAACGTCAACTCGATCGACGCCTTTAACACCTATCCGCAGCAGATCGTCGCGACGGTGCTCTCGGAGGTCAAACCGGGGTCGATCGTGGTCATGCATCTTCACGGTCGCGCCAATGCGCCGGCGACCGGCCAAGCGCTGCGGCTGCTCATCCCGGAGCTCGAGAGGCGCGGATACCATTTCGCGACGGTCAGCGAGCTTCTCGCTGCCGGCACGCCGATCGAGCCAGTTGGTACACGTGAGATTTCGGAGTTCTATCAGCCGCCGCCGCCCCGGCAAGGCACAACTCGAAGCACACCAACGCCCCGCTGGTGCGGCTGGGTAATCGGGCCCCACGGTCGAGCTTGGGTTTGCCGCTAG
- a CDS encoding YegS/Rv2252/BmrU family lipid kinase, translated as MHRPLMLLDDFDRWLFERLTRKERQLADRSLGQLSNAANRSMLWFAIAGVISMLGGRAGRRAALRGIVSIAITSTLVNLPLKYLARRERPASRRLIRPLPVTMPGSFSFPSGHSASAFAFATGVGTEEPWLLLPILPLVAGVAYSRVHLRVHYPFDVLVGAAIGTGMGLASGVITRIAREWWDPVTPAPATERAGTNQLILVASPHAGNEHKLARAKHLMAARGLEVVAEIAVDDVHRLPDLLRSNGSRSPIVVAAGGDGTVGAVANAVIATPAVLGILPLGTSNDFARSIRIPINLDKAVRLLARGQVSRHDAGKLTRDGQPPRYFVHAAAMGLNVQFARFATRADLRARFGRLTYAVAMAIAMKERPVFRCEVEVEGRTESLSLVHLSVINAPVFGGFLDLKLPGANPDNRALDVIMIEHLPMRRLLRSALYPIFHVRRRIRGFRTLQVSRLRVGTREPMDVTLDGEIAGKIPGTFEIVPGGLRVVAPVSFKDKHR; from the coding sequence GTGCACCGCCCCCTCATGCTCCTTGATGACTTCGATCGGTGGCTGTTCGAGCGCCTGACGCGAAAGGAGCGGCAACTCGCCGACCGCTCCCTCGGGCAACTGAGCAATGCCGCCAACCGATCGATGCTCTGGTTCGCCATCGCCGGCGTGATCAGCATGCTCGGCGGCCGCGCGGGTCGGCGGGCCGCACTCCGGGGCATCGTCTCGATCGCGATCACGTCCACGCTCGTAAACCTCCCGTTGAAATACCTGGCTCGACGCGAGCGGCCGGCCAGCCGCAGGCTCATTCGGCCCCTGCCGGTCACCATGCCGGGCAGCTTCTCGTTCCCATCCGGGCACTCGGCGTCCGCCTTTGCCTTCGCGACTGGCGTCGGCACGGAGGAGCCGTGGTTGCTCCTGCCAATCCTCCCACTGGTGGCCGGTGTTGCCTACTCACGCGTCCACCTGCGCGTGCACTATCCGTTCGACGTGCTGGTGGGGGCGGCAATCGGCACGGGGATGGGACTCGCCAGCGGTGTGATCACCCGCATTGCTCGCGAGTGGTGGGATCCGGTGACTCCCGCGCCCGCGACGGAAAGGGCCGGCACCAACCAGCTGATCCTGGTTGCGAGCCCGCACGCAGGGAACGAACACAAGCTGGCCCGGGCCAAGCACCTGATGGCCGCCCGCGGGCTCGAGGTGGTCGCTGAGATCGCGGTCGACGACGTTCATCGCCTGCCCGATTTGCTTCGAAGCAACGGCTCACGATCACCCATCGTTGTCGCGGCGGGCGGCGATGGAACCGTGGGCGCGGTCGCGAATGCGGTCATAGCGACACCGGCGGTCCTCGGCATCCTCCCCCTCGGTACCTCGAACGACTTCGCCCGATCGATCAGGATCCCTATCAACCTGGACAAGGCGGTGCGACTCCTTGCGCGCGGCCAGGTTTCGCGCCACGACGCCGGCAAGCTGACCCGGGATGGTCAACCGCCTCGGTATTTCGTCCACGCCGCCGCGATGGGCCTGAACGTACAGTTCGCGCGCTTCGCGACGCGAGCCGATCTGCGAGCGCGATTCGGGCGGCTGACCTACGCGGTCGCGATGGCGATCGCCATGAAGGAACGGCCGGTCTTCCGGTGCGAGGTCGAGGTCGAAGGACGAACCGAGTCCTTGAGCCTTGTCCATCTCTCGGTGATCAACGCCCCGGTCTTTGGGGGATTTCTCGACCTCAAGCTCCCGGGTGCGAATCCGGACAACCGGGCCCTCGACGTCATCATGATCGAGCACCTGCCGATGAGGCGGTTGCTGCGTTCGGCACTCTATCCCATCTTTCACGTACGTCGCCGGATCCGCGGCTTTCGAACGCTCCAAGTCTCGCGCTTGCGCGTCGGGACCAGGGAGCCGATGGACGTCACCCTGGACGGCGAGATCGCCGGCAAGATTCCGGGGACCTTCGAAATCGTGCCCGGCGGGCTTCGCGTGGTCGCGCCGGTGAGCTTCAAGGACAAGCATCGATAA
- a CDS encoding phosphatase PAP2 family protein: MTALAGIGIRAWAPGFDLQAIQAIAGSRDATLTSIAWVVTQAGSFVLLAPLSIAFLLLRRWRRPADDIALVVIAVGSAVLPLVVKVIVARPRPTIEHLSQLSSLSFPSEHTTQAAAIYLTIAIMLSQSLARGWREAAIVLGIVIALAVAWSRVYLGVHYPTDVTAGLLLGWGWALLVLHWARPKLIQDQPAMGRVASK; this comes from the coding sequence GTGACCGCGCTCGCCGGTATCGGCATCAGGGCATGGGCTCCAGGCTTCGACCTTCAGGCCATTCAGGCGATCGCGGGCAGTCGCGACGCAACCCTAACCTCGATCGCGTGGGTGGTAACCCAGGCGGGCTCGTTCGTCCTTCTGGCGCCGCTTTCGATCGCCTTCCTGCTGCTCCGTCGCTGGAGGCGCCCCGCGGACGACATTGCCCTGGTGGTGATCGCGGTCGGGAGCGCCGTCTTGCCGCTGGTTGTCAAGGTGATCGTCGCCCGACCGCGGCCAACGATCGAGCATCTGAGCCAGCTCTCCTCTCTCAGCTTCCCTTCCGAGCACACGACGCAGGCGGCCGCGATCTACCTGACGATCGCGATCATGCTCTCTCAGAGCCTGGCACGCGGCTGGCGTGAGGCCGCCATTGTTCTCGGCATCGTGATCGCCCTTGCGGTTGCCTGGTCCCGTGTCTACCTGGGCGTCCATTACCCCACCGATGTGACCGCCGGACTCCTGCTGGGATGGGGCTGGGCCCTGCTCGTCCTCCATTGGGCGCGCCCGAAGCTGATTCAGGATCAGCCGGCCATGGGACGGGTCGCCAGCAAATGA
- a CDS encoding CHAP domain-containing protein produces the protein MDRDRFSVRKALSAVMGATVLLVGVPALSVSAAGVDDYPYRGTVNKLDPWGFYTGYCTSFAAFRLSQEGVRLHGASLQGPNGKSAFFGNGGSWDAAAASIGYVVDSHPTVGSVAVWHGGEGGAWWGGHVAYVMAVDAAGNATVEEYNWSNYLRYGQRTVRAPRYIHFAALAVRPISYPVPTPPAQPAGHPYFTIDTVRQRSGPGTGYSTLGMLPARHRIMIVCQVRSASVINGTAIWDRLSDGTYVTDYYTTTPAFNRFSPGLSSC, from the coding sequence ATGGATCGCGACAGGTTCAGCGTGCGCAAGGCGTTGTCGGCGGTAATGGGAGCGACGGTGCTCCTGGTAGGGGTTCCGGCACTTTCGGTCAGCGCCGCGGGAGTCGATGACTACCCCTATCGCGGGACCGTCAACAAACTCGATCCCTGGGGTTTCTACACTGGGTACTGCACCTCGTTCGCCGCGTTCCGGCTGAGCCAGGAAGGGGTCCGTTTGCACGGTGCGTCGCTGCAAGGCCCGAATGGGAAGAGCGCGTTCTTCGGTAACGGCGGATCGTGGGATGCAGCGGCGGCATCGATCGGCTATGTCGTCGATAGTCATCCGACCGTCGGCTCGGTGGCCGTCTGGCACGGCGGGGAGGGCGGTGCCTGGTGGGGCGGCCACGTCGCGTACGTTATGGCCGTCGACGCCGCTGGCAACGCGACCGTTGAGGAGTACAACTGGTCCAACTACCTGCGGTACGGGCAGCGCACGGTGCGGGCACCTCGCTACATCCACTTCGCCGCGCTCGCGGTACGGCCGATCTCCTACCCGGTGCCGACCCCACCGGCGCAACCGGCCGGACATCCGTATTTCACCATCGACACCGTCCGGCAGCGGTCTGGTCCCGGCACGGGCTATAGCACGCTAGGCATGCTACCGGCGCGCCATCGGATCATGATCGTTTGCCAGGTCCGCTCCGCCAGCGTCATCAACGGCACCGCCATCTGGGACCGCCTTAGCGACGGCACGTATGTGACCGACTACTACACGACGACGCCGGCCTTCAACCGCTTCAGTCCCGGCCTTTCGAGCTGCTAG
- a CDS encoding NYN domain-containing protein, with amino-acid sequence MERLIVDGYNIIFAWPELSAVKDVNLQDARELLIATLADYAAMTRQKVTVVFDSHRRPDAEASEQTVSGVQVVYSGRKTSADHVIERLLFEAKASDEVTVATSDALQRDLALGRQIKTVSALTLKGQVDAVLASRDRQIGDNRARSDIARRLEDRLDPKTRERLDRLRRGEPT; translated from the coding sequence GTGGAGCGACTGATCGTCGACGGCTACAACATCATCTTTGCCTGGCCCGAGCTCTCCGCGGTCAAAGATGTGAACCTGCAGGACGCGCGTGAGCTCCTGATCGCGACGCTGGCGGACTACGCGGCGATGACGCGGCAGAAGGTCACGGTGGTGTTCGACTCGCATCGCCGCCCCGACGCCGAGGCATCGGAGCAGACGGTGAGCGGCGTGCAAGTCGTCTACTCAGGGCGAAAGACGAGCGCAGATCATGTCATCGAGCGGCTGCTCTTCGAAGCAAAAGCGAGCGACGAGGTTACGGTCGCCACCTCCGACGCGCTCCAACGCGACCTCGCGCTTGGCCGGCAGATCAAGACCGTCTCGGCGCTGACCCTCAAGGGCCAGGTGGATGCCGTGCTGGCGAGCCGCGACCGGCAGATAGGAGACAACCGTGCACGTTCCGACATTGCCCGCCGGCTCGAGGATCGCCTCGACCCGAAAACCCGTGAACGTCTCGACCGTCTGCGGCGAGGTGAACCAACCTAG
- a CDS encoding helix-turn-helix transcriptional regulator: protein MATPESKRGSSLARVLPGPFALAGRPEEIAVAAGCIVALLLVLAGDLLTPVQVALTALGLIPLLAAVWLLSDRLALAVAVVGLGQLVLTTALGSVSLATGVSEATAYLVLGLVVRLYAGSLADLLARQTPGKRTEFTSRTGVETLTRREREVAALAAQGYTAREIGEQLHIGERTVETHVANVCSKLGLKAKVELVRSASRLGL, encoded by the coding sequence GTGGCCACGCCTGAGAGCAAACGCGGTTCGAGCCTGGCTCGTGTTCTGCCAGGTCCCTTTGCCCTGGCCGGCCGGCCAGAGGAAATCGCGGTTGCGGCCGGCTGCATTGTGGCGCTCCTGTTGGTCCTCGCCGGCGACCTGCTCACGCCGGTCCAGGTTGCGCTGACCGCCCTGGGTCTGATCCCCCTGCTGGCTGCCGTCTGGCTCCTATCCGACCGGCTCGCCCTGGCGGTGGCGGTGGTCGGGCTCGGTCAACTGGTGCTCACCACCGCGCTGGGCAGCGTGAGTCTGGCGACCGGCGTGTCGGAGGCGACCGCCTATCTCGTGTTGGGCCTGGTGGTCCGCCTCTATGCGGGCAGCCTCGCTGACCTGCTCGCCCGGCAGACTCCGGGAAAGCGGACCGAGTTCACGAGTCGCACCGGTGTCGAGACACTGACCAGGCGCGAGCGGGAGGTCGCGGCGCTCGCCGCGCAGGGCTATACCGCCCGCGAGATCGGCGAGCAGCTGCACATCGGCGAGCGCACCGTCGAGACGCACGTCGCCAACGTCTGCAGCAAGCTCGGACTGAAGGCCAAGGTCGAGCTCGTTCGCTCGGCGTCGCGGCTCGGCTTATAG